The genomic interval ACTACATAATTTAATACGTTCAGCGTTTTGAATTTCTCAGTTGTCTCATAATCAAAAATGGCATCATATTTAGTTAAAGATGTATTTTTTAGAACGGCTTCATTTTCCATTGAACTTTTTAATGCAAGATCAATTTGTGTGTTGAAATTTTTTTCGGACCACGTTAGGAAATCGTTGTCAAGCTCTGTTGTATTTGTTCTTCTTTGAATTAGATATCTGTTTCGAACATAATAATCGTTTAGACATTTGGCATAAACCAAATTCAAGATTGCTTTTGATGGAACAGTAACGCGATTAATATCAGTTTTAAGATTGTTTAAAATTTTAGTCTGCGCATTTTCATCAACAACCTGTAAATATTTAGATTGATAGAAAAAGCATTTTATCATTAGAACTTCGTCTTTTTGACTTATTGCTTTTTTGTAGATTTTGTCGACTATTTCGCTTGCAGATTTTACTTTTCCTTCATTTTCTAAAGCAATAACTTTATCCCATTTTTTATCATTTTGTTGTCCAAAAATTATCGTCGAAATCAATAAGAATACAAATACTATATTTTTCATAAGAGAGTTTTAATCTATAAGAGGATTAAATTTTAAAAAAGGTTGGGAAGATTTCAAATTATTTTTAAAAATAGTTTTCGTACAAATTAATAATTTATTTTTAAAACCAAATAGAGCATTCTATATTTCCTTATTTTTGAAAAATAATTACAGCGTTTTATTAGTTATTTGCTATTTCGATTAACCGATGAAACAGTTTAACGATTAAACATTTTAAATGAAAACACATTTCATCGCCATTGGCGGAAGCGCAATGCATAATCTGGCATTAGCATTACATAATAAAGGATATCAAGTTACAGGAAGTGACGATGCAATTTTTGAACCTTCAAAATCAAGATTGGAGAAAAAAGGAATTCTTCCGGCAGAAATGGGTTGGTTTCCAGAAAAAATCACTTCGGATATTGACGCTATTATTTTAGGAATGCACGCCAAAGCTGATAATCCTGAATTATTAAAAGCACAGGAATTAGGTTTGAAAATTTATTCATATCCTGAATTTTTATACGAACAATCTAAAAATAAAACGCGTGTTGTGATTGGTGGTTCGCACGGAAAAACAACCATTACTTCGATGATTTTGCATGTAATGCATTACCATAATATTGCAGTTGATTATATGGTTGGCGCGCAATTAGAAGGTTTTGATACAATGGTTCATCTTACCGAAGAAAATGATTTTATGGTTTTAGAGGGTGATGAGTATTTATCTTCACCAATTGATAGACGCCCGAAATTTCATTTATACCAACCCAATATTGCGTTGATTTCTGGAATTGCTTGGGATCATATTAATGTTTTTCCAACGTATGAAAATTATGTAGAACAGTTTGAGATTTTTATTCAAAAAATTACAAATGGTGGAATTTTGGTTTATAACGAAAATGATCCTGAAGTAAAACGCGTTTCTGAAGCGGCAACAAATCCAATTAGAAAAATTGCTTATTCAACTCCAGAATATTCTGTGAGTGACGGTGTAACACTTTTAAAAACTCCAGAAGGAGATATGCCAATCGAAGTTTTTGGAGCACATAACTTAAATAATCTTGCTGGAGCAAAATGGATTTGCCAAAATATGGGCGTTGATGAAGCGGATTTTTACGAAGCAATTGCAAGTTTTAAAGGTGCATCTAAACGTTTAGAAAAAATTGCTGAAGGAAAAGGAAAAGTCGCTTATAAAGATTTTGCGCATTCGCCAAGTAAAGTTGCTGCAACTACAAAAGCGGTAAAAGAACAATATCCGAACAGAACTTTAGTTGCTTGTTTAGAATTGCATACTTACAGCAGTTTAAATGCTGAATTTTTGAAAGAATATGAAGGCACTTTAGAATATGCAGATGTTGCAGTTGTTTTTTATTCGCCAGATGCTGTAAAAATCAAACAATTAGAAGAAGTAACTTACGAGCAAATCGCAAATGCTTTCAATAGAAAAGATTTGATTATTTATACAAATCCTGCTGAATTTAAAGAATATTTATTCAACTTAAATTTAGATAATTCTGCTCTTTTATTAATGAGTTCTGGAAATTATGGAGGATTGAATTTTGATGAAGTAAAAGGTTTGATTAATTAGAGAATTTGATAATTAGTCAATTAGATAATTTGCCGATTGTTTTGTACAATCGGCATTTTTTTTATTGAAATTTTCTAACTGACACATTCACTAATTTTCTAATTCTCTTTTCTTTATTTGAAAGATTTTTCTTCTTTTTTGTATATATTCGCTCTTTAAATACTATAATATGGAACAATCTCATTTTCCAATTACCAATTGGTCTGAAGATGATAGACCTCGGGAAAAGTTAATGCTAAAGGGGAAAAGTGCTTTAAGTGATGCCGAGCTAATTGCCATCTTAATAGGTTCTGGAAGTCGAAATGAATCTGCAGTAGATTTAAGTAAAAGAATTTTAAAGAATAGTGAAAATTTAAATGCTTTAGGGAAAATGAGCATTGCACAGCTTACTAATTTTAAGGGAATTGGTGAAGCAAAAGCAATTACAATTATCGCCGCTTTAGAGCTAGGAAGACGGAGAAGGGCAGAAGAAGTAGTTGAGTTAAAGAAAATAACTTCGAGTAAAATTGCTTTTGAAATTATGCAGCCCATAATTGGTGAGTTATTGCATGAAGAATTTTGGGTGCTTTTTCTTAATAATTCAAATAAAGTAATCTCTAAGTCGCAACTAAGTAAAGGAGGAATTGCTGGAACTATTGTAGATCCAAGATTGGTTTTTAAATTAGCATTAGAAAATGGTGCTACTGCGTTGATTTTGTGTCATAATCATCCGTCAGGAAGTTTGATTCCAAGTGATGCAGACAAACAAATTACAAAGAAGATGAAAACCGCTGGAGAAATCTTAGATGTTAAAGTTTTAGACCATTTGATTATTACTGAATCAAAATATTATAGTTTTGTAGATGAAGGAATTTTTTAACTCATGAATACCAATATTACAGACATTTTTTTTGATTTAGATCACACGCTTTGGGATTTTGATAAAAATTCAGAAATGGCTTTTGATCGTATTTTTAAAGAGAAATACCAAGAAATTGTTACGCAGGATTTTATCAAAGCTTATATTCCAATAAATCAGGAATGCTGGAGATTATACCAAAATGATCAAATCACACATCAGGAATTGCGCTATAATCGTTTAAAGCTTTCTTTTGACGCTTTAAAGTATGTTGTTTCTGAAGAAAGCATTTTTGAGATTGCCAATGATTATATCGAGTTTCTTACCGACAACAATTATCTTTTTGATGGAGCTATTGAAGTTTTAGAATATTTGAAACCAAAATATAGACTTCATATCATTACAAACGGATTCGCAAATGTTCAGGATAAGAAAATCAATAATGCTGCGTTAGGAAGTTATTTCAGCACCATTACAAATTCTGAATTGGCAGGTGTTAAAAAGCCAAATAGTATTATATTTGATTATGCAATCAATTTAGCAAAAACTTCTAAAGAAAATAGCATTATGATTGGTGATGATTTTGAAGCCGATGTCACAGGAGCTTTAAATGCTGGTCTGGATGCAATATTCTTTAATGAGAAAAAATTGGATGTTTCCGGAGATTATAAACAAATTAACCATTTATTAGAACTAAAAAAATATTTATAATGATGAAAATTAAATTTTTACTTACTGCAATTTTATGTTCAGTTGTTGGATTCGCGCAGTCTGTTAATGATTACAAAGCTGTAATTGTTCCTTTGAAATATGATTTTTTAAAAACAGATAATCAATATCGTTTGGCTACTTTAAGTAAACAAAATTTGAACAAAGCTGGTTTTGAAGCATTTTATTCTAATCAACAACTTCCAGAAGGTTACACAGATCGTTGTCAGGTTTTATATATTGATGTTGTAAAGGACAACGCTTTTTTAGTGACTAAACTTTTTATTCAATTTAAAGATTGTTTTGGTCAAGTAGTTTTTACTTCTGAAGTAGGAAGAAGCAAGGAAAAGGATTATGAATTGGCTTACAAAGAATCACTTGAGAATGCTTTTAAATCTGTTTATGCTTTGCATTACAAATACAGCGGTAATGCACCTGTTGTAACTTCTAATGTTCCAGTTACTGCAAAAGTTTCTCCTGCTGCGGCCGCAGTTACTACCGCTGCGGTAGCAACCAAAGTTGTTGCGACAACTCCTTCTCCAGATTTAAAAGATCCAAATTTATTATATGCGCAGCCAATGGAGTCAGGATATCAATTAATTGATAAAACTCCAAAAGTGGTAATGAAACTTCTTAAGACTTCGCAAGCAAATGTTTATATTGCAATAAAAGACAATGTTCAAGGTTCGTTAATCTTAAAAGAAGACGGACAATGGTATTTTGAATCTTATCAGAACGACAAATTAGTTTCAGAGAAAATTGCAGTTAAATTCTAAAATATAAAATAATACGGCTTAATAGCCGTATTTATCTTTCCAGCGGTTCTTTAAAAATTCGCGGTTGCTGTTCTCTCGAGAATTG from Flavobacterium sp. YJ01 carries:
- a CDS encoding Mur ligase family protein; this translates as MKTHFIAIGGSAMHNLALALHNKGYQVTGSDDAIFEPSKSRLEKKGILPAEMGWFPEKITSDIDAIILGMHAKADNPELLKAQELGLKIYSYPEFLYEQSKNKTRVVIGGSHGKTTITSMILHVMHYHNIAVDYMVGAQLEGFDTMVHLTEENDFMVLEGDEYLSSPIDRRPKFHLYQPNIALISGIAWDHINVFPTYENYVEQFEIFIQKITNGGILVYNENDPEVKRVSEAATNPIRKIAYSTPEYSVSDGVTLLKTPEGDMPIEVFGAHNLNNLAGAKWICQNMGVDEADFYEAIASFKGASKRLEKIAEGKGKVAYKDFAHSPSKVAATTKAVKEQYPNRTLVACLELHTYSSLNAEFLKEYEGTLEYADVAVVFYSPDAVKIKQLEEVTYEQIANAFNRKDLIIYTNPAEFKEYLFNLNLDNSALLLMSSGNYGGLNFDEVKGLIN
- a CDS encoding YjjG family noncanonical pyrimidine nucleotidase yields the protein MNTNITDIFFDLDHTLWDFDKNSEMAFDRIFKEKYQEIVTQDFIKAYIPINQECWRLYQNDQITHQELRYNRLKLSFDALKYVVSEESIFEIANDYIEFLTDNNYLFDGAIEVLEYLKPKYRLHIITNGFANVQDKKINNAALGSYFSTITNSELAGVKKPNSIIFDYAINLAKTSKENSIMIGDDFEADVTGALNAGLDAIFFNEKKLDVSGDYKQINHLLELKKYL
- the radC gene encoding DNA repair protein RadC, whose translation is MEQSHFPITNWSEDDRPREKLMLKGKSALSDAELIAILIGSGSRNESAVDLSKRILKNSENLNALGKMSIAQLTNFKGIGEAKAITIIAALELGRRRRAEEVVELKKITSSKIAFEIMQPIIGELLHEEFWVLFLNNSNKVISKSQLSKGGIAGTIVDPRLVFKLALENGATALILCHNHPSGSLIPSDADKQITKKMKTAGEILDVKVLDHLIITESKYYSFVDEGIF